A window of Streptomyces marispadix contains these coding sequences:
- a CDS encoding DUF397 domain-containing protein, protein MGTQQEKDELYAMDISDAVWESAPGGPEEEKVEIAHLPGGAVAMRNSKDPGTVLRYTEAEWRAFVLGARDGEFDLEPTPENGGA, encoded by the coding sequence ATGGGGACGCAGCAGGAGAAGGACGAGCTGTACGCGATGGACATCTCCGACGCCGTCTGGGAGTCCGCTCCCGGCGGCCCGGAGGAGGAGAAGGTGGAGATCGCGCATCTCCCGGGCGGTGCGGTCGCCATGCGCAACTCCAAGGACCCCGGCACGGTGCTGCGTTACACCGAGGCCGAGTGGCGCGCGTTCGTACTGGGCGCCCGCGACGGCGAGTTCGACCTTGAGCCGACGCCGGAGAACGGCGGGGCGTAG